Sequence from the Euwallacea similis isolate ESF13 chromosome 23, ESF131.1, whole genome shotgun sequence genome:
gtgCAGATCATACATTCTAATTTGTAATGTTTCTTTTGATTTTAGTGCATTTAATGGATAGAGTAGAAATGGGTTATTTTTAGCCCTATTTTGTTccattatgaaattttataaaaatcagtTGGAAGGATTATGTTAATGATAATTATAACAATCTTGCGTATTACCGTCAAAAAGCATTATATATTGAAACAACAGCTGTAAGAAGTCCGACTGTGATAAGTGGCAGTGATCAGCTGTTTGACAGTTGTCTGATGCCTAACCTAACTAAATCTTCTCTAATTTTCCTGCCGGGGTTTtgcattgtttatttttttaagaagtagttattgaaaataaagaactgaattaaataaataatttttgctaataaagCAACACTAAAATGGAACGTTCCTTGGATTGGATACTAAAATATCCTCACATGAGAGTCAGAGAAAAGGAACACGAAcatgaatgtttttttatccACGGAAAAATGGTAATAAACGTAGGTAAAGTTCGAATAATTTTAACAGTAGAATGCAGTATTCTCTTCAAGAATTAATCTAATTATGCATTTAAGAACACTGACGTCACCATATCCCTTCTACAAACCACTAATATCGAAGGAGAATATCAGTATATCCTGCAAAACGTCCCCAAAGCATCCAAAACTACAATAGCAAACATTAGAAATGATCTCAGTAGcttgaaattcaaaaacacagtGGAAGTTTTAGATCGAATCCAAGATATCCTTGAAGCAGATGCTTCAAAGAAAAAGCCTGAAAACTATTCCTATATTTACAGAACAGTCTTGCAGGAATATTCagaattaacaaaattctttttcaactttaattcACACAAACTTAGTTATGATCTGAGCAGTATCAATGTTGATGTAAAAGGTAAGCCTGTTAACAAAAATCACATTCCCTGTTTCAAGAGGTGtacagaaaatgtaaaaaattactgaCATAGTCATGAAACAATTGAGCCAGAGATAGTGATTCATGCTacataaattgttttaagacAGTTCACAAGTAAATGTTACTTTTAAGGCTCAAAGGTAATgcagtattatttaaatggaaccaaGTGACTATTggatgttttgaaaaaatcagtttATATGGTTCAAATCCTGAAGCTTTTTATGGTAAGGTGTTTGATTAAATAGCTGATACAGCTGGTCTCAGTAACCAGTTCCTGATAAATCACACATCTTAAATGAAAAGACTAAATTCTTTAATAGATATTAAATCAGAAATGTCCATTTGCTCAATCTATAGCATAAAACCAACATTTCAGATAGCAAACTGAGAATCCACTCTATAGGAATCAAAATCAACTATGATGAAGCTACAGAAATTTTCCAGCttgcaaattttgatttaccagAAGAAGGTAAAATATACAGAACTATGACATTCTATCACATCTCTAAGGTTTTTATCATTCTATAGAAGCAATACACAATAGTAACAATTTAGTGGCTctctttgaaaaatgtattgcCAGAATTGAGCTGTTGCAGCCATTTTTTGACTTAATGGAAGACTTTGATAGGAATACTTCAATTCTGGATCCTGACAAACCACGCAAATGTGATGCTTACAGGAGAATTTGGCTGGGTAAATACCAATTATCTGATAAATAAAGTAGATCTATAAAAAGAGATCATCAGTGTTATTATTggaataaatttcaatgttacTACTTATAGTTTGTTTCAcattttgttctaaaatttaaaaaaaaaacatttttagttgctATTTTGACAAGATACCTTGTAAGGAGGGCAATTTGAACTCAGATGgtttttttgttcaatagggaattactaatttttaatacttcaATTTAGGAGAGAATATCTCAGTTATAATCACAGTAGATCCATTCAACATGTTCCAGAGACCTGATATTAGATTCCTGGGTCCAGAAAAGTCAATCGAACCATATAacactaattttaataataattttgcaaacTGGGGTTTAacagaaaacattttccaggCAATTTTAGACCTTTTAggtaatttcacttttaattgaattgaagaaaaatattgacagAGAAAAACTTGCAGGAATTCAAGCGTTTCCtaaaagagaaattacaaaaagtacTACAAGTTTGCTAGTTGAACATGGTGAATGCAATATTTGTTTCTCTTTGAGGCTAGATGATAAATTGCCTGAcattatttgtgaaaatagCTGTTGCGCTCAATTTTATCACGGCAAATGCCTCTATGAGGTAAGGAggattttaacaattttatttgactTTAATGATTCATATTCTAGTGGTTAGTCTCACTGAACGCCAAGCGAACGTTCAATAATGTATCAGGAAATTGCCTAAACTGCGAAAAGATTATTAGTTGCCCCATATTGGATTAAATGGATGCTTTTGTGTAAATGTAAGTTTCGTTCGTCCacataataatttcaaggGGAAAGTacacaaattttatatattcaaTGATATATATTGAAGCACAATAAATTTGTAGTAATCTTTAtacttataaattttctttcatagTAAAACTCACTAATATTATTGCTGTTAAAAGTGCAGTTGGTCCGCCACTGCACATAAGATTAGCCCATAGCTTTGCATTAGCACTAACTGCAccttttcttcaacaaaatcCTTAATTCTTAAGTACATACTGTTGGATCGAATTTGGTTACTCAGTTCAATATTAAACTTATACTATAACTAAAAATCTATTAACAATACATTAAATCTACGAATAGAGGAtcataaaataatactaacatttttttgttttattggcCCAACAGTTACTGCTTGCAACGTATTAGATCTAGACTAAAAAACAGGAATAAAGTCATGGTGGGTATGGGACAAATCGTCATCCATCGTCAGCAAAACCATGAAGGTGAAGAACATGCCTATTGCACTTAAAAAGTGCCAGATATCGTGGTAATCGTAGAAGCGAAGGAGCTTGCATTCTATGTTAAAGGTACGGGATTGAGCAGGAGTTTTCTACAAATAAAGgcgaaaatatttgtttaagaAACTGCACATCATTAGGgcaaaaaaagttgaatgTATTTGAGACATTTGAATACTTACCGACCAAGATATGGCTTTGTGCAGGAAGAAATACATTGCAGTTATTGCACAAATGGTTGATATAATTAGGAAGATCCATGTGACTATTTTAACACTTTCCTTGTGTAAATACTGAAAACGATATAATATATACAGAACCAATAATTTACTTTGGTACAGAACATTCTGATTTATAGTTCAGCAGCTCATGTTCCCAAGTTTCGggaaaaatagtaataaatatcaataaattataacgATACTTTTACAGaaacgaatttttttactcactttcataataatatagaaaaagaaatacaGGAGCGTGTTGGACATAAAAACTAAAAGCAGGAAAACTGCAAAGTTTTTGGGGTGGTAAGTAAGGGCGTAAGTGGCCAAGGCATAGTTGCATAAATTCCCCGTTAAGAGCATCACAAAGCGGGCTAAAACAATCCATACATTTTCccaagttttcaaattaactcgCAAGCTTACCCTTGTAGCAGGGCTTTAAGATATTTAAGGGCCCGGCCCAGAAGTCGTGTTTAACCACGTGTCCTAAACGTTGAAGGGAAGCCATGTctataaatgaattatttttgattatgCAAAATTTAGTACTTAACTGCTTACTTAATTTCCAACATCCCATGTAGTAGACCTTAATGCTAAGATAGAAGCAGGTCAATATGTGTAACGTCACGAAGAAGATCCAGAATTCTTCTGTATTCTCAAAAATTCCAATCATGCCTGTGGAGAACTGACTGATATATGAAGGTGTATTGGTGCAAGATGGGACATACCTAAAACTATGGCTATTGCTAGCACACCGAAGGTGGAATAGGCGTTTGCGTTAATGTCA
This genomic interval carries:
- the LOC136416476 gene encoding E3 ubiquitin-protein ligase FANCL-like isoform X2, which codes for MERSLDWILKYPHMRVREKEHEHECFFIHGKMNTDVTISLLQTTNIEGEYQYILQNVPKASKTTIANIRNDLSSLKFKNTVEVLDRIQDILEADASKKKPENYSYIYRTVLQEYSELTKFFFNFNSHKLSYDLSSINVDVKDSKLRIHSIGIKINYDEATEIFQLANFDLPEEEAIHNSNNLVALFEKCIARIELLQPFFDLMEDFDRNTSILDPDKPRKCDAYRRIWLGENISVIITVDPFNMFQRPDIRFLGPEKSIEPYNTNFNNNFANWGLTENIFQAILDLLGIQAFPKREITKSTTSLLVEHGECNICFSLRLDDKLPDIICENSCCAQFYHGKCLYEWLVSLNAKRTFNNVSGNCLNCEKIISCPILD
- the LOC136416476 gene encoding E3 ubiquitin-protein ligase FANCL-like isoform X1, which produces MERSLDWILKYPHMRVREKEHEHECFFIHGKMVINNTDVTISLLQTTNIEGEYQYILQNVPKASKTTIANIRNDLSSLKFKNTVEVLDRIQDILEADASKKKPENYSYIYRTVLQEYSELTKFFFNFNSHKLSYDLSSINVDVKDSKLRIHSIGIKINYDEATEIFQLANFDLPEEEAIHNSNNLVALFEKCIARIELLQPFFDLMEDFDRNTSILDPDKPRKCDAYRRIWLGENISVIITVDPFNMFQRPDIRFLGPEKSIEPYNTNFNNNFANWGLTENIFQAILDLLGIQAFPKREITKSTTSLLVEHGECNICFSLRLDDKLPDIICENSCCAQFYHGKCLYEWLVSLNAKRTFNNVSGNCLNCEKIISCPILD